A genomic window from Candidatus Pelagisphaera phototrophica includes:
- a CDS encoding phosphatidate cytidylyltransferase, with translation MTKRIISTLVLWIVTIICFFYIGPDAAVWLLAVLALSSQYEFYSLLEKMGRRPFKKFGIFLGGVIIFAPYYANKLELSHAEGVQSGIIAVTIVACCLRIFRERQVAERIETLGSTLLGLIYVPFMLGFLVRMIELPGDPKQGLMLVVWLVVTAKFTDVGALLVGKAFGRHAMSPITSPKKTWEGAIGGCLVSIGLGFSLTFFAQEYYPPFFTPLWGTLLALPIAVISIISDLVESMLKRMADQKDSGSSIPGIGGSFDLTDSLILAAPTGYLFFGFLT, from the coding sequence GTGACGAAGAGAATTATCAGTACGCTTGTCCTTTGGATCGTCACGATCATATGTTTCTTCTATATCGGGCCTGATGCGGCTGTTTGGCTACTGGCGGTGCTCGCGCTTTCATCGCAATACGAGTTTTATAGCCTGTTGGAGAAAATGGGGCGAAGGCCCTTTAAGAAATTCGGAATCTTTCTGGGCGGGGTCATTATTTTTGCCCCCTACTACGCCAATAAGTTAGAGCTCAGCCATGCCGAGGGAGTTCAGTCTGGAATCATCGCAGTCACGATTGTCGCCTGCTGCCTGAGAATCTTTCGCGAGCGCCAAGTCGCTGAGCGAATCGAAACCCTAGGCTCCACCCTCCTCGGACTGATCTACGTACCCTTTATGCTGGGCTTTCTGGTTCGCATGATCGAGCTACCTGGGGACCCGAAGCAAGGTTTGATGCTCGTCGTGTGGCTCGTAGTGACCGCGAAATTTACGGACGTCGGAGCCCTCTTGGTTGGAAAGGCCTTCGGGCGGCATGCCATGTCACCCATCACCAGTCCGAAAAAAACTTGGGAAGGAGCCATTGGCGGCTGCCTTGTCTCTATTGGGCTCGGCTTTTCACTCACCTTTTTCGCCCAAGAATACTATCCTCCATTTTTCACGCCCTTGTGGGGCACTCTTCTTGCGCTGCCAATCGCGGTCATTTCCATCATTTCAGATCTCGTCGAAAGCATGCTCAAACGCATGGCTGATCAAAAAGACTCAGGCTCATCCATTCCGGGCATTGGGGGATCCTTCGATTTGACGGATTCTCTAATTCTCGCTGCTCCTACCGGATATTTGTTTTTCGGGTTCCTCACTTAG
- a CDS encoding dihydroorotase: MSQVTWIKGGRVIDPKIERDEISDIFISNGKIIDRPSRETLAKADTIDATGLVASPGLVDLHVHFRVPGETHKETIFSGTSSAATGGFTSVVCMPNTSPPADTAGTIQYIKDAVGRESIVHVFPTACITVGSEGERLAPTGSLRDAGAVAISDGGKCLQNSGLMRRAVEYANMFNMPVIDHCEDYSLSANGVMNEGLVSTKLGLRGNPAEAEDIMVSRDVILSAKTGAHIHIQHVSSRNAIDIIRRAKSRGVNISAEATPHHMCFSELEVSDFNTNFKMNPPLRSEEDRLAILEGLEDGTIDCIASGHAPHTDYEKDVEFDYAPNGVIGLETALGATLNQLYHSKRLDLPRTLSLLTYQPAQILNLNKGTLEIGADADVTLFDPECEWTPQSNSFQSKSSNSPWINRTLKGKVIQTFVSGKLVFDKGKILSS, from the coding sequence ATGAGCCAGGTCACATGGATAAAAGGGGGCCGTGTCATCGACCCGAAAATCGAACGCGATGAAATTTCCGACATTTTCATATCGAATGGCAAAATCATCGACCGGCCTTCCCGTGAGACCCTAGCCAAGGCGGACACGATTGACGCGACTGGATTGGTGGCTTCTCCTGGACTGGTCGATCTTCATGTTCATTTTCGCGTCCCTGGCGAAACTCACAAGGAAACCATTTTCTCGGGTACTAGCTCTGCCGCAACTGGCGGTTTTACAAGCGTCGTGTGCATGCCTAACACCAGTCCGCCGGCTGATACGGCAGGTACTATCCAATACATAAAGGACGCCGTTGGCCGCGAGTCGATCGTCCACGTCTTCCCTACAGCCTGTATCACGGTCGGATCAGAGGGCGAACGCCTCGCTCCCACCGGATCGCTCCGCGATGCGGGAGCCGTCGCCATTTCTGACGGCGGAAAATGCCTGCAAAATAGTGGACTCATGCGCCGTGCCGTTGAATACGCCAATATGTTCAACATGCCAGTCATCGACCATTGCGAAGACTATTCTCTTTCGGCCAATGGGGTCATGAACGAAGGCCTTGTATCCACGAAGTTGGGACTTAGAGGGAACCCAGCTGAAGCCGAGGACATCATGGTTTCCAGAGATGTCATATTGTCGGCCAAGACGGGAGCCCACATTCACATTCAACACGTGAGTTCAAGAAATGCGATAGACATCATTCGGAGGGCCAAATCGCGTGGAGTAAACATTTCCGCAGAGGCCACGCCTCACCATATGTGTTTTTCCGAACTCGAAGTTAGCGACTTCAACACGAACTTCAAAATGAACCCTCCTCTGCGCTCAGAGGAGGATCGGCTTGCGATTCTCGAAGGTCTCGAAGACGGAACCATTGACTGCATCGCCAGTGGCCACGCCCCTCACACCGATTACGAAAAGGACGTCGAATTTGACTATGCTCCTAATGGCGTGATTGGCCTCGAGACGGCATTGGGTGCGACTTTGAACCAACTTTATCATAGCAAACGCCTGGACCTACCGAGAACCCTTTCCCTTCTTACTTATCAACCTGCTCAAATATTAAATTTGAATAAGGGGACTTTGGAAATCGGGGCCGATGCGGATGTCACGCTCTTCGATCCCGAATGCGAATGGACACCCCAATCCAATAGCTTCCAAAGTAAATCAAGCAATTCGCCCTGGATTAACCGGACCTTAAAAGGGAAAGTAATCCAAACCTTTGTATCCGGAAAATTGGTATTCGATAAGGGAAAGATCCTAAGCTCTTAG
- the dxr gene encoding 1-deoxy-D-xylulose-5-phosphate reductoisomerase — MGQRSKIVLLGATGSIGSSALKVIRKHSDRLELVGIAANRNVDQLAAIAKEFGVPEVCLFDPDAWKQAEDANAFPVSVNLTCGEEGLCHLATLPGCHTVLIAVVGTRGLMPALAALEAGHTLAVASKEILVLAGKFIVEAARKSKVEILPVDSEHNALFQCLQGIRPSHISKLILTGSGGSFRDLPIERLNSVTLEKALQHPNWDMGPKVTIDSATMANKGLEMIEAKWLFGMQPEQVDVVIHTQSIVHSMVECIDGSIIAQMSPPDMTFAIQHTLLYPDRGEPVANKLDFSQALALDFRPPDIGRYPCLELARACMKADGAAPGIFNAANEVAVEAFTRKRIKFIEIAKIVAKTLETIDNSEPVTIDEVLEYDSQARVIASQLVDQTP; from the coding sequence ATGGGACAACGCTCGAAAATCGTGCTGCTCGGGGCCACTGGCTCCATCGGCTCCAGCGCCCTGAAAGTAATTCGCAAGCACTCAGATCGCCTTGAATTGGTTGGAATCGCGGCTAACCGAAATGTCGATCAACTTGCCGCGATCGCAAAAGAGTTCGGGGTACCCGAAGTGTGCCTTTTCGATCCCGACGCCTGGAAGCAAGCAGAGGACGCGAACGCCTTTCCAGTAAGTGTCAACCTCACCTGCGGTGAAGAAGGACTCTGCCATCTGGCGACCTTACCCGGTTGCCATACGGTATTGATTGCAGTTGTCGGTACTCGAGGCCTCATGCCAGCTCTCGCCGCTCTCGAGGCCGGCCACACCCTCGCTGTGGCGAGCAAAGAGATCCTTGTGCTCGCAGGAAAGTTCATCGTTGAAGCCGCTCGAAAATCGAAAGTCGAGATACTGCCGGTCGACAGTGAACACAATGCTCTCTTTCAATGCCTTCAAGGGATTCGACCCAGTCACATTTCAAAATTGATACTGACAGGATCTGGGGGAAGTTTCCGCGATCTTCCGATTGAGAGGCTCAATTCAGTGACTCTGGAGAAGGCTCTTCAGCACCCAAATTGGGACATGGGCCCCAAAGTCACGATCGACTCTGCGACTATGGCGAACAAAGGGCTAGAAATGATCGAAGCCAAGTGGCTCTTTGGAATGCAGCCCGAACAAGTCGACGTCGTCATCCACACCCAAAGTATCGTACATTCCATGGTCGAATGCATTGACGGTTCCATAATCGCCCAAATGAGTCCGCCCGATATGACCTTCGCCATACAGCACACGCTTTTGTACCCGGATCGAGGAGAACCTGTTGCGAATAAACTGGATTTTTCCCAAGCCCTCGCACTCGACTTTCGACCTCCCGATATCGGTCGCTACCCTTGCCTCGAACTGGCGAGAGCCTGCATGAAGGCGGATGGGGCGGCTCCAGGAATCTTCAACGCCGCAAACGAGGTCGCAGTGGAAGCATTCACCCGGAAACGTATTAAATTTATTGAAATCGCTAAAATCGTGGCGAAAACGCTGGAAACGATTGATAATAGTGAACCTGTTACGATAGATGAAGTCTTGGAATATGACAGCCAAGCGAGAGTCATCGCCTCTCAACTCGTAGATCAAACACCGTAA
- the pyrR gene encoding bifunctional pyr operon transcriptional regulator/uracil phosphoribosyltransferase PyrR, with amino-acid sequence MTVRKTISFQEVDAAIAKIASEIAATHKRTDNLVLAAIANGGIELTEILHDRLSADHNIQTFKAVVDISFYRDDIGANPIAKEVEATELAQNPEDATIILVDDVLFTGRSVRAALSEIHALGRPKKIELTTLVDRGNRILPIQSDYIGLMEPTTLDEKVVVQLTPNNLAKSHIDILNS; translated from the coding sequence GTGACGGTACGTAAAACCATCTCTTTCCAGGAAGTAGACGCGGCAATCGCCAAGATTGCTTCAGAAATCGCGGCGACTCACAAGCGGACGGACAACCTCGTTCTCGCGGCAATCGCCAATGGCGGCATCGAATTGACCGAGATCCTCCATGATCGCCTCTCTGCCGATCACAATATCCAAACCTTCAAAGCCGTAGTCGATATTTCGTTCTATCGCGACGACATCGGGGCCAATCCAATCGCAAAAGAGGTCGAAGCGACTGAGCTCGCCCAAAACCCAGAGGATGCGACCATCATTCTGGTCGACGATGTCCTCTTCACCGGTAGAAGTGTTCGGGCCGCCCTTTCTGAGATTCATGCTCTCGGACGGCCCAAAAAAATCGAGCTGACTACCTTGGTGGATCGAGGCAATCGAATTCTTCCCATACAGTCAGACTACATCGGTCTCATGGAGCCGACCACGCTCGATGAGAAGGTGGTGGTTCAACTAACACCCAACAATCTTGCGAAGTCGCATATTGACATTCTCAATTCATAG
- a CDS encoding isoprenyl transferase — protein sequence MTENASKYNGPDHIGIIMDGNGRWAQSQGLSRIKGHRQGVETCPRIIEACQELDIHYLTLYAFSAENWKRPESEVNALMELLELFLMNETETLVKQRVRLHAIGRVEDLPARPRAVLKKAMDVTRKFDEWHLTLALNYSSRNEIVDATKSIAAKVAAGKLDPKDLDWETISNHLYTKEMPDPDLIVRTSGETRLSNFLLMQSAYAEFYFTATCWPDFTKTHLEEAISYYNNRERRFGRTGEQIDVEASLSF from the coding sequence ATGACCGAAAACGCGTCGAAGTACAACGGCCCCGACCACATTGGCATCATTATGGATGGAAATGGCCGCTGGGCCCAGTCCCAGGGACTTTCTCGGATTAAGGGTCATCGGCAAGGCGTTGAAACGTGCCCGCGGATAATTGAAGCCTGCCAAGAACTGGATATCCACTATCTGACACTTTACGCGTTTTCCGCTGAAAACTGGAAACGCCCCGAATCCGAAGTAAACGCTCTCATGGAATTGCTGGAGCTCTTCCTCATGAACGAGACGGAAACGCTGGTGAAGCAACGAGTACGCTTGCACGCAATTGGCCGGGTAGAAGACCTTCCCGCTCGGCCGCGAGCCGTGCTCAAGAAGGCGATGGACGTCACCCGAAAATTCGACGAATGGCATTTAACCCTAGCCCTAAACTACAGTTCTCGCAACGAGATCGTGGACGCCACCAAATCGATTGCCGCCAAAGTAGCTGCCGGGAAACTCGATCCAAAAGACTTGGACTGGGAAACGATTTCAAATCACCTCTACACTAAGGAGATGCCGGATCCAGATTTGATTGTTCGCACTTCAGGAGAAACGCGACTGAGCAACTTCCTACTCATGCAAAGCGCCTACGCGGAATTTTATTTTACTGCAACCTGCTGGCCTGACTTCACCAAAACACACCTTGAGGAAGCGATTAGTTACTACAACAATCGTGAAAGACGTTTTGGTCGGACAGGAGAGCAGATAGACGTTGAAGCGAGCCTGTCTTTCTGA
- a CDS encoding aspartate carbamoyltransferase catalytic subunit: MPWFRKDLISTEELSPEEIQTVFKTTAAFKKILGRKTAKTPPLRGKTVVNLFFENSTRTRVAFEMAATKLSADVMSLDMKTSSTSKGETLRDTVENIHALAADMIVIRHSAPGSAAYISKVLDIPVLNAGDGAHEHPTQALLDCFTLHEKFGSLKGLKIAILGDILYSRVARSNLWAMTKLGAEVTLVGPATLVPREFEQFGVTVSHDLKSALADKDAVMLLRIQHERQNASAFPSINEYTRMFGLNKTRLSWLKENAVIMHPGPINRGVEIDSELADSPQSVILGQVTNGLATRMACLYLCSGGKAETLTG, from the coding sequence ATGCCTTGGTTTCGCAAAGACCTGATCTCAACCGAAGAACTCTCCCCAGAAGAGATCCAAACGGTATTTAAAACCACCGCGGCGTTTAAGAAAATTCTCGGCAGAAAGACGGCTAAAACGCCGCCGCTCCGAGGAAAAACCGTCGTCAACCTCTTCTTCGAGAACAGCACTCGCACCCGAGTCGCGTTCGAAATGGCCGCCACTAAACTCAGCGCGGACGTCATGTCGCTAGACATGAAGACCAGCAGCACCTCCAAAGGGGAAACACTGCGGGACACGGTGGAGAACATTCATGCGCTCGCCGCAGACATGATAGTGATCCGCCATTCCGCCCCCGGATCCGCTGCCTACATTTCTAAAGTGCTCGACATTCCGGTGCTCAACGCCGGCGACGGCGCCCATGAGCATCCGACTCAAGCCCTGCTCGACTGTTTTACGCTACACGAGAAGTTTGGATCACTGAAAGGACTGAAAATCGCCATTCTGGGTGACATTCTCTACAGTCGCGTCGCTCGATCCAACCTATGGGCCATGACTAAACTGGGAGCAGAAGTCACCCTCGTCGGGCCCGCTACTCTTGTGCCACGGGAGTTTGAGCAGTTTGGCGTCACGGTTTCGCACGACTTGAAGTCAGCGCTGGCTGACAAAGATGCCGTCATGCTCCTTCGTATACAGCATGAACGACAAAATGCATCCGCATTTCCCTCTATAAACGAGTACACTCGAATGTTTGGCCTCAACAAAACCCGTCTTTCCTGGCTCAAGGAAAACGCTGTCATCATGCATCCGGGTCCTATCAACCGCGGGGTCGAAATCGATTCTGAGCTAGCCGACTCGCCCCAATCAGTAATCCTCGGACAGGTCACCAATGGGCTCGCTACCCGCATGGCATGCCTCTATCTCTGTTCGGGAGGCAAGGCGGAGACCTTGACGGGATAG